TCGGCCGGATCGGGTCGCCCTGCTCCTCGGCGGCGAAGGACACGGTCTGTCGCGCCGAAGTCTCGCCGACGCCCATTCGGTGGTCACCATCCCGATGACGGGCGGTGTCGATTCGCTCAACGTCGCCGCGGCGAGCGCGGTGGCCCTGTGGGCACTCACGCGCGAGGCGCCGTGACGCCGCTCAGGAGTCGTCCGTCGACCGGATGATCGGCAGGGGCTCGGGCCGCTTGGGCACGACGGTGTCGCCCGAGGACTGCTGGCGCAGTCGTCGCAGCACCCACGGCACGAGGTATTCCCGCGCCCACACCAGGTCGTTCGACCGCGCCTGACGCCAGGTGCGCACCGGCAGGGGATCGGGCGCCATCGGCTGGAGGTCGTCGGGCACGGCCAGGGTGCGCAGCACCATCCGGGCGACTTCGTGATGACCGAGCGAGTTGTAGTGGAGCCTGTCGTCGTCGAAGAAGCGCACGTCCTGCACCTCCTTGAGAGCCCACTGGTCGGCGACGATGCAGTCGTACTGCTCCGCGATCGCGCGGATGTTCTCGTTGTAGATGGCGACCTTGCCGCGGATGCCGCGGAACACCGGGGTGAAATTCGTGTCGATGCCGGTGAAGACCACGAGCGTCGCACCGGAGGCGGACAGTCGCACCACCGCGTCGTGGAAGATGTCGGCCACCACGTCCGGATCCGAGCCCGGACGGATCACGTCGTTGCCGCCGGCGGAGAAGGTGACCAGATCGGGTTTGAGCTCGAGGGCGGGCTCGACCTGCTCGTCGACGATCTGACGGATCAGTCGACCCCGGATCGCGAGGTTGGCATAGGAGAAATCGGGAACCTGACGGGAGAGCACCTCGGCCACCCGGTCGGCCCAGCCTCGGTGCCCGCCGGGCGAACCGGGCTCGGGATCGCCGATGCCCTCGGTGAACGAGTCGCCCAGGGCGACGAATCGCCGCCAGGGATGCAGTTCGTGGTTCGCGGCATAGGGGCTCGGGTGGTCGGGGGTGGTCGACATGGCGCTTCCTCGGCTCGTGGCTTGTGTCGAGGGTAGCGTCCGAGGCGTCGTCTATCGTGGTGACTCGTCGTGTTCGGGAAGGGGGAGCTGTGGACGAGGCCGCTCTGACCGACACCGCCGGCGACACCGACATCCATCTCGGCAGCTTCGCCGCCGAGCACCTGTCGCCGACCTGGCCGCAGCGGGCGCCGTGGGGCACCGCGCAGCGGCTGCGCGCCTGGCAGGCCGAGGCGCTGGACCTCTACTTCTCGCTCGACGGCCCCGACGGCGAGGGGGCGGGACCGCGTGATTTCCTCGCGGCGGCCACCCCCGGGGCCGGCAAGACGACCTTCGCGCTGCGATTGGCCACCGAGCTCCTTCGGCGCCGGGTGGTCGACCGCGTGGTCGTCGTGGCCCCCACCGAGCACCTGAAGTCGCAGTGGGCCGATGCGGCCGCACGCGTGTCGCTGCGCCTGGATCCGGCGTTCAGCAACCGGTTCGTCGCGCCCTCCCGCCAGTACCACGGGGTTGCGGTGACGTACGCGCAGGTCGCGGTGAAGCCCTCGGTCCATCAGCACCTGACCGACTCCGCGCGCACCCTCGTCATCCTCGACGAGGTCCACCACGGCGGCGACGCCCTCAGCTGGGGTGATGCGCTTCGGGAGGCCTATGGTCGGGCGACCCGGCGGCTGCTGCTGTCGGGAACCCCGTTCCGCAGCGATACCGCGCCCATCCCCTTCGTGGAGTACCACCCCAACGACAAGGGCATCAGGATCTCCCGGACCGATTACGCCTACGGCTATCGCCGGGCCCTCGAGGACGGGGTCGTGCGCCCCGTGATCTTCCTCGTCTACGCCGGGCAGATGCGGTGGCGGACCAAGACGGGCGATGAGATGGAGGCCCAGCTCGGACAGGACAACACCAAGGACATCACCTCGCAGGCGTGGCGCACCGCACTCGACCCCGAGGGAGACTGGATTCCCGCGGTTCTCCGGTCTGCCGATCGTCGACTCAGCGAGGTGCGCGAGCAGGTGCCCGATGCGGGTGGTCTGGTGATCGCGACCGACCAGACCGCGGCGCGGGCGTACGCCGCGATCCTGGAGGGGATCAGCGGGGAACGACCCACGGTCGTGCTCTCCGACGAGGCGGAGGCGTCGTCGCGGATCGAATCGTTCTCGGCGGGGACGTCGCGGTGGATGGTCGCGGTGCGGATGGTGTCCGAGGGTGTCGATGTTCCGCGCCTGGCCGTGGGGGTCTACGCCACGTCGGCGTCCACCCCGCTGTTCTTCGCCCAGGCGATCGGGCGTTTCGTCCGTGCTCGGCGTCGCGGCGAGACCGCGAGCGTGTTCCTGCCGAACGTGCCGCAGCTGCTCGCGCTCGCTCACGAGCTGGAGCGCCAACGCGATCATGCCCTCGACCGCGACACCGACGGCGACGACGAGTGGAACGCCGAAGAAGACCTGATGGACGCCGCCGAGCGCGAGGAGAAGGCCTCCGACGCGCTGACGCAGGAGTTCACCTTCCAGGCGCTCGGGTCGGCCGCCCACTTCGACCGCGTCATGTTCGACGGCCGTGAGTTCGGTCAGCTCGCCGTGCCCGGAACTCCGGAGGAGGAGGAGTTCCTCGGACTTCCGGGCCTTCTCGAACCCGAGCATGTCCACGAGCTGCTGCTGCAGCGTCAGGCGCGCCAGAGTCGTCATCGCAAGGTTCGTGAATCAGCCGCGGCCACGGGTTCCGAACCGGCGACGCCTGCACCCCCCGCGGCCCTGCACCGCACCCTCAAGGAGCAGCGTCAGCTCCTCAACAGCCTGGTCGGCCTGTACGCCCGGCAGAGCGGTGAACCGCACGGGGCCGTCCACGCCGAGCTGCGGCGCATCTGCGGTGGGCCCGCCGTCTCGCACGCCACCGTGGCGCAGCTGCAGGCGCGCATCGATGTGCTGCGCGCACGCGTCCGGTCCTGAGCGGGGCGCCGCTTCGGTCGTCCGAAATGCTGGCAATCCGCGTCCTGGTAGGGGCCCGCGGGGTGCCGGTGGCTAGCGTGGAGATGTTCCCACCCCCCCCGAAACGAGGTCGATTCCGCGTGCCCGCCGCCCCTGCTCACATCACCGCTCGCGACCGTCGCCGGTGGGCGCAGTACCTCGTCGACGAACGCGCCGAGGCGCGCGTCTACCGTGAGCTCGCCGCCCGACGGGGAGGG
The Microbacterium sp. SLBN-154 DNA segment above includes these coding regions:
- a CDS encoding SGNH/GDSL hydrolase family protein; translated protein: MSTTPDHPSPYAANHELHPWRRFVALGDSFTEGIGDPEPGSPGGHRGWADRVAEVLSRQVPDFSYANLAIRGRLIRQIVDEQVEPALELKPDLVTFSAGGNDVIRPGSDPDVVADIFHDAVVRLSASGATLVVFTGIDTNFTPVFRGIRGKVAIYNENIRAIAEQYDCIVADQWALKEVQDVRFFDDDRLHYNSLGHHEVARMVLRTLAVPDDLQPMAPDPLPVRTWRQARSNDLVWAREYLVPWVLRRLRQQSSGDTVVPKRPEPLPIIRSTDDS
- a CDS encoding DEAD/DEAH box helicase — its product is MHLGSFAAEHLSPTWPQRAPWGTAQRLRAWQAEALDLYFSLDGPDGEGAGPRDFLAAATPGAGKTTFALRLATELLRRRVVDRVVVVAPTEHLKSQWADAAARVSLRLDPAFSNRFVAPSRQYHGVAVTYAQVAVKPSVHQHLTDSARTLVILDEVHHGGDALSWGDALREAYGRATRRLLLSGTPFRSDTAPIPFVEYHPNDKGIRISRTDYAYGYRRALEDGVVRPVIFLVYAGQMRWRTKTGDEMEAQLGQDNTKDITSQAWRTALDPEGDWIPAVLRSADRRLSEVREQVPDAGGLVIATDQTAARAYAAILEGISGERPTVVLSDEAEASSRIESFSAGTSRWMVAVRMVSEGVDVPRLAVGVYATSASTPLFFAQAIGRFVRARRRGETASVFLPNVPQLLALAHELERQRDHALDRDTDGDDEWNAEEDLMDAAEREEKASDALTQEFTFQALGSAAHFDRVMFDGREFGQLAVPGTPEEEEFLGLPGLLEPEHVHELLLQRQARQSRHRKVRESAAATGSEPATPAPPAALHRTLKEQRQLLNSLVGLYARQSGEPHGAVHAELRRICGGPAVSHATVAQLQARIDVLRARVRS